The following proteins come from a genomic window of Coregonus clupeaformis isolate EN_2021a unplaced genomic scaffold, ASM2061545v1 scaf1179, whole genome shotgun sequence:
- the LOC121562045 gene encoding LOW QUALITY PROTEIN: ADP-ribosylation factor-like protein 6 (The sequence of the model RefSeq protein was modified relative to this genomic sequence to represent the inferred CDS: deleted 1 base in 1 codon) — translation MGLFDKLAGWLGLKKKEVNVLCLGLDNSGKTTIINQLKPSNAQTQDIVPTIGFSIEKFKTSSLSFTVFDMSGQGRYRNLWEHYYKEGQAIIFVVDSGDKLRMVVAKEELDTLLNHPDIKHRRIPLLFFANKMDVRDALSSVKVSQLLCLENVKDKPWHICASDAVKGEGLQEGVDWLQDQIRTMRT, via the exons ATGGGTCTGTTTGAcaaactggctggctggctggggctgaAGAAGAAGGAAGTGAACGTCCTGTGTCTGGGACTGGACAACAGTGGGAAGACCACTATCATCAACCAACTCAAACCATCCAAT GCccagacacaagacatcgtcccAACCATTGGCTTCAGCATAGAGAAGTTCAAGACATCAAG tCTGTCCTTCACAGTGTTCGACATGTCTGGCCAAGGGAGATACAGGAACCTCTGGGAGCATTACTACAA GGAGGGTCAAGCCATCATCTTCGTGGTGGACAGTGGAGACAAGTTGAGGATGGTGGTGGCTAAAGAAGAACTGGATACG CTCCTCAACCACCCAG ACATCAAGCACCGGCGGATCCCCCTGCTGTTCTTTGCCAACAAGATGGACGTGAGAGACGCCCTGTCTTCAGTCAAGGTCTCCCAGCTACTCTGTCTGGAGAACGTCAAGGACAAGCCCTGGCACATCTG TGCCAGTGACGCTGTGAAAGGAGAGGGCTTACAAGAAGGGGTTGATTGGCTCCAAG ATCAAATCAGAACGATGAGAACGTGA